One segment of Acropora muricata isolate sample 2 chromosome 8, ASM3666990v1, whole genome shotgun sequence DNA contains the following:
- the LOC136924595 gene encoding signal peptidase complex subunit 1-like, whose product MKIWNWIKSIPTHMDYEGQKLAERLFHIIILFFGIVGFLWGYYIQQFGATFLILAAGFLVSCLLVLPPWPMYRKHPLNWQRVRPERTETRRDTGKKKQK is encoded by the exons ATGAAAATCTGGAATTGGATTAAAAGTATCCCAACACATATG GACTATGAAGGACAGAAACTAGCAGAAAGACTCTtccatataattattttatttttcggG ATTGTTGGCTTCCTTTGGGGATACTACATTCAACAGTTTGGTGCCACATTTTTAATACTTGCTGCTGGGTTTTTAGTGAGTTGTTTG CTGGTTTTGCCCCCATGGCCAATGTACAGAAAGCATCCATTGAACTGGCAGAGGGTTCGTCCAGAAAGAACAGAAACCAGGAGAGacactggaaagaaaaaacagaaataa